The stretch of DNA AAAggttaataaataaaatctcattACGTTTCCTTTGGTTAATGGTTATTAGACAGACATTCTAGTTTCTAACAAATCAAAGATCCTTTAATTTTTCTCACTAGAGTCTTGAGACCTTTTCCCGCTGCCAGGTAAAAATGCGTTCATTAACTTGTCATGATAGAAAGATATTATTTCAATACAGGTGCACTTATTGATCAAGATGCATTGGTAGAAGCTCTCCAGAATAACATCATTAGGGCTGCTGCTCTGGACGTGACATACCCTGAGCCTCTGCCAAGGTAGAGAAACCGGTTTTCCATTCTGTtaatctgaaatgttttaaattgtgAGCAAAGGTGTGCTCATAATCTTGATCTCTATGGGGAGTCtctcactgtttaagagcagaACCTCAGTTTATCTTGCACAATCACAAGTAAATGACAAACTGTGCCCCCTCCCTAAATCTAGAAGTTCTTTGCCAACCTGACTGACAAGCTAGACAACAACACCAATACAGAGGAAGAACAAATGGGAAGCGAGCTTCCCACTGTTTTCTGCCCGTCCTGTGTGTGTGGCACCTTTACCTTCACATGCCATTGCTGTTTCTTGAGGTTTGGTCCTTAACAACTGGCATGTAACAGCAACAGAGTAAATTCCATGTGTAATGCATtctgtttgttctgtttcttgCAGAGATCATCCtttgttaaaattaaataatatcaTTATAACCCCTCACATTGGAACTGCAACAGTCCAAGCCGTCCAGATGATGGCAGAAGAAGCAATAGCAAATATGCTGGCTGTTCTCAATGGTCAACCCATTCCAAGTGAAGTGTTTCCCAAATGATGTGGGCCAGATGACACTGCTAAATCTCTTACCTATAAGAAGGCACTATTTCCTACAGTaccacttttaattttttttaaaaaagtaactGTTTCTGCACTGATGATGTTGTCATGATACTGCAAAGCTGTCATCTCACTCGACTTACCCCGTATTGTCATTTgcaattctgaaaaataaaaaattgataaTTTTGTTTGAAGGTTTTAAACTGAGCAGTTATGTGTTTCAATATCTTAATTATTTCAATTAATATCCATGTGCTGTTCCTAGTACTTGCAAGTACAATAATGATAAGCAAGTGCATTGAGCAGTTAGCATGAAACTCTCAAATATATTTAAGGTGAATTGAGCATTAATGCCCTACAGAAAAGTTACCATATCCCAAAAATCTTTTTAGCCAATATTTCAGTATTCTATTTGGATGTCAAAACTCTCAACAAAGCAAACtcctttgaaattattttagtcCTAAGGTTTTCTACTATAAGAAGAACTCTGCCTCACCTACATGTCAAATCAAAGTGAAGACAAACattgaaaaaatatctttgattTACCTGACAGGATCCTCACAGTAAATTTAGTTCCTCTCTGCAGACAGCaattatgtgtttgtttttttgctttgttgagCATGAAACAGTGGTAGTTCTAGCAGTGAAATCAACTGGATGAGGGCACAGCCTAAAGCAAAATTTGTGATCAGGGCTAACTTCCagccaaaggcttttttttcttgcatttgccTTCCTATCAGCAAGCAATACAATtagaaaatgcagtaaaatatttgtaacCTCCATACAACCATGAAGACTCTTCGTTATTCTGGAATACAGTCAGGCTTCTTGATGTGATGGTAAAATGAAGATTTAGCACAGTAACTTTAGACAAGCTAAGAGCAAGACATTCACATGCAAATAGTGAAATACTGCTAACAAGGCAGCAGTCAGCATTGCTATAGGGGATTCCAAGGTTTTCAGACCTTGAACACtgccctgccctctccccaccGCCAGCTCTTTACTGAATTGCTATGGAAAATCAATGGTGACTGTAAaaggtctatttttttttaaacagccgTCTATTCCCAGACTGCCTTGAACCCTTAAACAGGTGGTCTCTGATtcctgaaggggaaaaaaaaaataattcaagtgCTTAAATCCTTGTTTGAAAATGCTTGCTTAAGCAACTATTATATTGTTAATTTCTGATCGCCTCAAGAGAAAGCGCTGCAGTTAAGAAGTCACTGGTGTCTCTTCAGGACAGGAGGCTGCAAAAGTCTCtgcaataaaacatttaaaaattaaccTGTAGCACAAAGTTCATGACAAATCtatgcaatttattttcaggaaatgaatttattttcaggaattTTAAGATTTGGTTCAATGTAAGATATTTAGACAGAGTAATTTATGATCTCAGGGTAGGAAAGGAGATTTGTACACCAGAATACTTATGGTCTGAAACTCAGTAATTAATCAGAAATAATTGCATGTTTTGACCCTGGTGATAGCGATATAAAACTTTACAGCCCCTAAGGGACAGAACTTGTTCAGACTTCACTATGTGAATACTggggtgttgttttttattttgttttgttcattttgcttgtttgttgtgaCACAGTGAAAACTCAATAACTACTTATGAAGCAGGTATTCTTCATTAGGGTGCTGGGTGTGGGAGGAATCGCTCTgcctaacacacacacacactaggGGTTACTGGCAGTGTGCCAGTGGGACAAATACATATTCAACTCATTTCCTGTAAGTCTCTTGCATATTCATCTCCGAAGATTCATTAACATAGGTTCCCGCTCCTATTCGCATGCATACTGGAGTCCTTGGGTGGTCCTCCAGCGTACTCTGTCAGTCTTCTGATGAAGGCCAGAAGTCTTCCTTGCTGCTAAACTCCTgacctttcctttctttgacaGACTTCAGCAGTCAAGCCAGTTCTTGCTGGTTCTATTATCTATGCATACAGTCTTTTACATACAATTATACAACATACAATTGTGCTAGCTAAGACCTACAGAATCAACATCCTttatcttgttccctgtctcagTTGCATATAATTGATGGTATACTAAAAGGGgtgatttcttttcttggcTCATTTACCTCTCTATTCAAATAAGTGGTTTATAAGATCTCTTGTCACAGTTGTCATGAAACAGGACAAGAAAATGATGATTCTTTAAAATGTCTGGAAATAATTATGTGCAATTCTCCTGATACTATGTCTTTCTTCTTTGTGCAGATTATGGAAGGCGGAGTGCTATCTGGACTTTTGGTAAATGAAATTGGTGGAATACCTGGGATACTTGCATGGCCACATggagtttctgaaaaaaaaaaaacaattctacCTCATTACTGTGAAGAAATTTATTGAAGACAGAAAGCGTTTGAGTAAAAAGGTCCACGCAATCTAATTGTGGTGGCACAAACCAGTCATTGACCAAGACTTCCACCAAAGCCTGCCAAACTTGAAAGTGATTGCAAATTTGAAAGTAGGATGGATCACCTGGATCTGAAACTTGTAGGTTGTTTTGAAGTGAAAATGGCTAATGCTCCATGTGCTGTTTCTAGCAGCACAGCAGATACAGGGATGGCTTTGTTGATGACATCTGCTAGAAGACGTAACTGCTAGAAGGTAACATTTCAGTTCTTTTGTAGCTTCTAGAAATCATACAAGATTTACATACCATTAATTTGACTTTAATGGAGTTGTTTATCTGGAGATATTCATAGTgcaataaaacataaaaaataagtatGTTGGGTTAGCAAATagaataatttgtattttaatatcacagaatcatttaggttggaaaacacACACgagatcaagtccaaccatcacctcACACTACCAaatccaccactaaaccacgtGCCTAAGTGTCACATGCGCTaaatacctccaaggatggCAACTCCAGCACTTTCCTATATTTTATATAtcataaatatatcaaaattgtTACTTTATACACAAACACATATTTCAACCAggtataaataaaatcaaagaggTTCATTTTTCACAGATCACCAGCCTGGGTTGAAAATAATTGAGCAGAATCTTATCATGGTGTACTCAAATATGACTTTGTCATTTGTGGACAGGGCTTGATCTTAGAGGCTGGAATTGAGTAATTTAAGGGGCATCAGGGACTGACAAGGcatgctgctccagtttctgcTAGTAGCATCCtttccagtttcatttatttatttattcatttttttttttttaattgctgttttccCAGATAGACATATCCTTGGCTTGGTTAGAATGTCTTCTGCTTCAGGAATGGATCCTTCAGATTTATCCTGTTAAATTTACCTGCCTCCTCTACCACAGGATTCATAGAAACTCAAAGGAGTGATACGTGTCTCCCCCCAGATCTTTTTCTACCTCAGAAGAAGGAGACAGATTAAAGGGGAGATTAATGACTTGTTTCCATCTCCATAAACTATTGCTGGCAGCATTTCTCTGCTCTGGCATGACTGAGTTTTTATCCTGtggcatatatgtatatatgtgtgtatatatgtatatatatatcactttcatatatatattatatatatttcactttaataatattttgcttATGTTTTAGAAGAACTGGCAGTGTTGTAAGACTGAAACATCAGAAGCCTTTCACCTTAGTATCAGGCTAATAAACTGTTTCTTTGTGCATGtaagtttattttctgtttgtgtaaCCATACACAATTTTGCAGGTTTAACAGATAATCTGTGGAAATTACTGAgaagtgatttttaaagaagTCACATTTCCCTGTCAAAGAAGAGTGGCAGAGATGAACAGGAAACCTGCTCTTATTCTAAATAGCATGACCAACATCTGGTGTTATTCTCCCCATAACATTTCCAACCTCTGCAGTGTTATTGGCAATAATTGTTTTGAGTACTGATGCAGAACAGGTCAATATTCTTCTGAGTCTAAAGCACTAAAGGGATTTTTAGGGGAGATTACATCAAAAGGCATTTTGTTGTATGGTGAGAACTAGTGGGGAACATCACACACTTGACAGGGAAAGATGATATATTAGGGAATAACCTAGGAGATTACAAAAAGCATTGCTATTTAAAACTGTGTTTGTGAATGTTAAACATGTGTGTTGTAGTAGCACCTCAAGCATAGACTACTTTTTCTTGTTCCTCTGTGTAGGACCCCATTCATTTTTCATATTAGAATGGTTTTTGTGTACTTCAAGTTTACTGAAGTTCACTGTGAAGCTTATTTTCTAGGAGTTCAAGTTACTGGGGCTACTCTAGCAATCATTGACACAGGCAGCATTGGGTGTAAGATTGCACAGAGATCCAAAGCATTTGAAATGAAGATTTTTGTGCCACAACAGGACACAGAGGTGAAGACCCTAATTACAGCAGAAATTGCCTTTTAGATAGCCTGTACTTCCATTTCAAGGAATTATGTCAGCACAGCAAGGAATGAAAGAATAGGGCCAGGattacaagaaaagaaaagaatggttGCATCAAAACAGTCTTGTGTTTGCATCATTTGGTGATTAAACAACACTTGAGAATTTAATTTAGCTTTAATGTTAGAATTTCCATGGTTTCCTGGAGAAGtgagcagaaaaaggaaaatcaagccTTATAccttttttattcttatgtTTTACCATAGTGACATATAACTCTgccatttgtttatttttttcccctatgtcAAAGTTCAGGATTGATCTTGCTGAAATTCTGAGtgactgaaaaattagaaaGGGAATACTTAGGAAAATCTGAGGACTGATTAAATGATTGCTGATCTTGAGAAAACCTTGTTTCTCTTCAAGTCCGTATGAACTTTGCCAAATATTTAACTGGATTTCACTCTTTATTACTTGCCCCTTTTAAATTGCATGTCTGGGAATCTGAGCTTAGTTAGAGATTTGGCAGGGGGCTCTGATATAAAGGCGAAAAAGCTTCCCATGTACAACTTAAGACATCTGCAATCAGGCTGGGTGAAGCCAAGAAGAAGAGTAAATATTTACTGCTATAGACCATGACTTACCCTGAGACAGCTTTACTCCTCCCCGGTTGAAGGGAGAAGCTGCAGTACTAGTACCACTGTCTTTGAGTGATTTTTGCCATACATAGACTGCAGCAGAAGTGTTGCTGCTCTAGCTAGCTCTAGCCAAACCACAAGGATGGAAATCTCTAGCCATAAGTCTGGAAATCTCTAGCCATATTTGAAATTACTGTTACTTCAGAAATTATAACAACTGAGCAAAcccacataggaaaaaaaatgctagaaaacTCCCTCCTTCAGTTCTTGAGAATTTATAAAGTGATCTTTCAGAATTTATAaaccataaagaaaaaataaagcacaaattattatttttttcctgctagtCTTCAATATCTTCCTCTGTTTAATATGTTTTGCTCCTTGATATTCACCTAAGAGTGTAATGGTGAATTATCAGTGCACAgtgcaacaaaagaaaactacgtattttaaagtacatttcCAGGTTGTGTGCTGAAGCAAGATGCATTCTGAGTGCTACAAAACTGGGGTAATTCCAGTCTGTTCTTTTCCCGCTTATTCACTGTTTGTTGACCCagacactgaaagaaaacaacaaaatggaTGTGGTAGGAGACACATGGTCCTAAGCGACACTTCATGTTacttctttctgtatttctagaTTAGGGGTGAGATAATTCGAAGTCATTCTCTTGCAATCAGGAGCAAAATACTGTACATGCGGTCTCCTATCATTGCTTCCTTAGTTCCCAAAGTCCAGGCAGCTAAGTTTACAATGAACAGCAGAAATGGCAAGTACCCTTTTTTACTGTGAAAAGttcaaattaaaaatctctGTCTAGTTTGGTAATGTTTTGTGTTGAACGCTTTATTTCATGAAAGTCCCGGAGCAGCCAGGGCCCATCATAAATTgccaaagcattttctttctgattccTCTCATCACTGAATGACAGGCTTGCTGGATGATGGCAACAGGATGAGGACCACCAGCACACTCAGAGGTCCCATGGTTGAATTCTTGTGAACGTGACAACTCTGTTTTGAGTGATTACTGCATCCTGTGAGGTGCGCCTTTCCAACAGAGGATCCTGGAGAACAGACCATGTGCTGACATGCTTCGCAGTGCTTAGCTTCAGTCCGCTTACAGACACTAAAATAAGCCAATGGATCCTGCACCACAGTGGCTGAGAGGCAAGCGTGCAATCCATCCCCTGCAGTAGGACTTGCTACCTTGCAGAATAAGGGCCTAAACAGCCAGCTGACACTAAACACACTTTAATCTGCCACCGGTTTGTTTCATGGATGAGATAATCAGGCTGTAGGTGTTGCAGTGTGATCCCTTATTTCCCCATCaggaaagagcaggaacagCAGGATGTTGGTGCCATTTACTGTAAAAAGATAGTTGATTTGATCCAGCAGGCAAATTTTGCAATGGTGGTAGTGAGTCTGACACCTCAGACACACAAGCTGATTGGGAAAGGAGAGATTAACCTGATGAAACCCACAGTTACTCTCATTAACATCAGCCAAGGTAATATTAAGAACAGTTCACTGGCCTGAGTACAAAACAtgagccagctcctgctgtggtGCATGTAGCACCGCACTGCGTGAACCACACAGCTGGTGCATGTACTGCAGGCAGATCAGACATGGTGAaaatttcttcctctccctttctaCTCTGTTTTCCGTCTCAGATTCTTACCTGAAAATAGCAATCAGACAGACTGTTATTACAAATTAAGTGCCATAGTTGACCAAGAGGTGCAGGTGGTAGTTCTGCAGACTGTTTTTTTGGGGCTGCAGCTTTGGATATCACTTGCCCAGAATCACCAGATGCCCAGAGGCAGGGGTCTGGCAGAGACAGCCCCTACACTCCTGGCTTTTCTATGAAAGTGCTTTGAATAAGAATGGGAGGCAGCCCAGATGCTGGGACTGATAACAGGCCAAAGGGAAGTGTAGGCGCCAGGAAACAACAGGAAGGAACTTGTGTGCCAGGGGAGCAGTAAACCACTCCACAAAATCACTCTTTAAAACTACATCGGTGTTTCTCTCAATTCTTTTATCTGAAGATGTAACATACCATGAATGTGTGGAAGTGGCCTGAATCATCACTCCTTCTTAGACCTGCTGTATTGTCCCAAATTTTCGCTCCCCACAGGCTTGTTTCCCCAATACAAAGCTGAAGTACTACACATATCTTGGGCCCAGAGGCTTTGGGAGTGTCTACCAGCATGGTGCCTCATGGAGGCACTTTCTCAACATTTGACGCATAAATCCTGgatttttgcttaaaaaacagTAACATCGCTTTGACTATTATTGTTTGGTTATTCTTTGGCtaattgtgttttcattttgttgatCCAAATTTGTTGATTTGATTTGATATATAAAGGGGTAACTATTGTAGTGTACTTTGAaatgttccccccccccccctttttttttttttaccttcagTACTAAAATTTGGTAGACTTTTTTCCTAGACTTATAGCTAGAGCAAACTTGTGTCTTCTGCTTTACAATGGTCCTTTGATCTCAGGCATCCTTGCATAAGCAATAAGTTAAAAGATCACCTATTATGCCTCATCAGCAGACTTGCAAGAGGTTGATGTGGAACATGGAATGTGTAAGCATTAAGtgtttattgccttttttttttttttttttttttgtcttttgaaagATCAAAAAACCCACTTATACTAGGAATCCAGTTAATACGCTTTAACTCCGTCTTGCTAGTTAAtgaatttttagtttaaagtctAACTGTGCAAACTTGAAATCCATGTGAACAAATGTACTCCGAAGTCATCAAGAGTATAACAGTTTATGGCTTTGTATAATTTTGTATAATTATTACAAttttttattatcctttatctcttctTGGTTATTTTACAGAGGACCTTGTGTTGAACTTGATTGCTTCTCTGTTCAGCATATCCAAATGTGTTTGGTAGAATTGGAGGAGATACAATTGTATACGATTGCACCATCTCAGAGTGTTGCAGTGCTCAAGTAAGCCCAGAAGTTTGCGAGTGAGTTATTTCTCAGCTTGGAAAGAAAAGATATCCCCTGGCCCCAGGCAGAAGCAGGGATTTCTGGCTCCTGAGCTGCTCTCATCACACAGGTCAGGTCCATCCTTGAGTGGCTGCTCGTCGCCTTTATATTAGGGGGAATCACACCAGCATGTATTTAGTGAACAAAATACTGAAGCAGTACTCAGCAGCCTCCATTACCTGTGATTTATGGTGCAAGTCACCATGACAGGAAAACATTTACACATTTCTCATCTGGGATAGACGCAGGACTGCCTGTAACAGGGGTGACAGCTGCCATGAACAACCACTCTTGGCCTGTCCCGGCTCCTTACATCTCAGAGGAGCACCGGGAGTATTCTCCGTGCTTGCAGTGAGATCCGTCACTGGTGTCTGCCGGTCACAGACTCCTCACGCAGCGGTAACTCAAGCGCACGTAGCTTTATGACCCACCAGAGGAACAGGACCATGCCTCCTACTCAAAGAGGGTATggatgaaaggaaagcaaacacgACATTAACGCAAAACCTTCTTTATTCTGGAAGTATCAACAGCACAAAAGCAGCACGCTTCTGAAAAAcccaatatatatatgtacacggTCTGAAGGCAGCAGCCGAGGCCACGGGCAGCCTGACCTCCTCCCAGACACCTCTCCCAGGGGACAGCACCTCCTCccgctcctcctccttccccacagCCCCGATTCTCcccggcagcggcggcggcgagcGGCGGAGGTGAGCGCTGTGGGGGCTCCGGCCCgccggggcccggcggcggccgccccgccTCAGGCGCCTCAGGGCGGCCCCGAGCCCGGCGCTGCCTCAGCGGGGCCGAGCGGCCCCCGGTGAGAGGGGAGCCGGCCTGGCTGGGGGCGTCCCACAGGGCCAGGGCGAGTCCTGCCAGGCGCTGGGCTGCCCTTCGGGCATGCTCTCGTCTTCAGCTCCACCTGCAGGCTCCTCGGGAAGGCGGCGAGAGTCCGCAGAGGGGGCTTCATGCAGGGCTCAGCCCACCCTGCTTGCTGAAAGAGCCGTGAAATGCGTGCTGCAgcggctgcagggctggggggagaaggagggTGCTCATCCCTCCGAGCAGAGGTGTCAGGATACTGAAGGAGatttgaggggggaaaaaagggcaaTCTTACACTGAGGAAGTAAATTGCTAACTCCAGAGTCCGTAGTTAACAAATTGTAGTGGTTTTATTCAACAAGGTTTTTCCTGACATAATCTCATTCATGCTTTCTAATCAACGTGACTGCATAAATGGAAATTGAAAGCAGAACTTGGTGGCTAAAAGATAGTTTTGAACTCTTATGGCCACATTCGTAAATTATCAAGATGCTGGCCTCTGAATGGACTGAACATTGAACAGTAGCTCTTTTGGTCAAGTGTTAGCCTGGCTGGTATGCTAGAAACAATAATGTGTTCTTGTCTTATTAACAAAGCTGCATAAAAATTGAACGCAGAAGTTCTGCATGTGGGAGTGACTGTCTTTAGCCAACTCTATCATCAAGTAAGAAAAGGCGTGTAATAGAGCCAGCTgattcctatttttaaaaaaggtatgACTCACTTAAGGAGATGTACTCTTGGTTTCTTGTTTTTGTAGAGCATGGAGGATCAGAAGCTGCCTTGTGTGCTAATTGACTGTATAGGAGAGAAGCATGGAGTATATGAAGATCATGCTGAATTACTGAAGGAACATTTTTGTCTCATCACCATGAAAGAatataatgaaaacaagaaaattctCGGCAAAAAGATCAGAGCTATTTATATGTGGTATCACAAACCAGTTATTAATGAAGAATTACTCCAGAGCCTACCTAACTTGAAGATAGTTGCAAGCTCTGGAGTGGGAATAGACCATTTGGACCTGAACCTCCTCTCCCGCTATGGTGTGAAAGTGTCTAACACTCCATTTATTGTTTCCACTGACACTGCAGACTTGGGGATGGCTTTGATGCTGGCATCCTCCAGGAGACTTGTGGAAGGTAATTGAAATACTTTCagcctttttaaagaaaagctggCTGTTCAAAACATGGAATTAGAAAGTGTGTGCTGCTGTGAAGGTAAGTTTAATagtagaaacacagaaaaatacgAAGATGGAGATGTTAATCTGTCGTGCTGATGAGAACTTGCACATGGTGCATTCAATTTCTGAACAGATTTATTATCAAGGTAGATACATTAATTTTTCCAGATGGCCCTAAGTTCAGGCTTCTTCTCCTTCAGTCCATAGCCACTTACTCATTCTACATGTTCACTGCAGTCTTGCTTTTCAAGTTTTAATAAACAAAGTTATTTGCAAGGAACCCTGAAGCCTGTCTTTGCCAAGCTGATACCAATTTGAGTCATTATGAACAAACTGTCCAGAAATTTGTCCACCGTGCGCTGTATTTCTTCTCCCTGTGAGCTATGGTGTTTCTGTAAGATGGCTGGGAAACATATTTTGGCTTCGCTGAAAGTCTTTTGATGGTACTACAACATGTATTTCATCAATTACACTATTCAGTGCCTACAGCATAGGTGATATCTGTGGCACTTTCAGTTACATTAATGCTGGTGATGAACTACCATGAGTAGGAAGctgtattgctgaggtgcatTTTAATTGAACAATAATTTGTACTGCAGACAAAGATTATGAGTAGGTTTGGTGTTGTACATCAAAACGAGGTTGCTGCTTTGGCCTTCCTTTCCATGTCTTCCAAAAAGAGTCTGGATACACTTATATGCCAAGCAAGGAATCAATGTAAGAAATTGTGTTGCCAGTGCAGCATTTTTTGAGTCTTGTCCAGAAACACAATAGCATTATGTTATTGttcctctgtttctgtgttgtgTTATGATAAAAAGTAACCAGATGCCAGGAGCCGTACAATTCTTTACAtgacattttcccttttttttttctttcccctaagGCTATCAAATGGCGGTTTCCCCTGACACTGAATATTTCCCTGCCAACTGGCTGGGGGCTGAGGTTTCTGGAGCTACTCTAGGGATCATTGGAATGGGCACCATTGGCTACAAAGTGGCTGAGAGAGCCAAAgcctttgaaatgaaaattttgtaCCACAACAGGAAACAGAGGTAAAAACAGTTACAGCTCCATGAAAAGTCTACTTTGTCACTGCTTTTGAACATTATTCGTAGCTTTCACTGACAAATTAATCTCGTATGCCCCACGTGTTAGGATAGGATGATGTGTTCTCTGCATTACTGTTGAATATTGTAGGTGTTGGGAAGCAGCGAGGGGAGCTGCTCCCTAAGTGATaacatggccagcagggcagaggCCTCTCTGGCCAGGGCCCAGGTGTTCAGCACAGAGACCATGGCCAGGTTCATCCAAAAGTCCAAGCCATCAGGCAGGTTCATGGTGAGTGGGCTGGGCTGAAACCAAACCAGGGAGCTGCTGTGACGTACATGTAGCAGGGATGCAGGTAGAAACACCTCAGTCATCCTTTTAGAATCAGCTGGCCACGAGAACTGGACTTGCCAGCCCTTTGGCTGTCTTCGGTATGAAACACACGTGCCTTTCTGTGTACCTGT from Anas platyrhynchos isolate ZD024472 breed Pekin duck chromosome 2, IASCAAS_PekinDuck_T2T, whole genome shotgun sequence encodes:
- the LOC110353026 gene encoding LOW QUALITY PROTEIN: putative 2-hydroxyacid dehydrogenase SERP1888 (The sequence of the model RefSeq protein was modified relative to this genomic sequence to represent the inferred CDS: inserted 1 base in 1 codon; deleted 2 bases in 2 codons; substituted 1 base at 1 genomic stop codon); protein product: MCNSPDTMSFFFVQIMEGGVLSGLLVNEIGGIPGILHGHMEFLKKKKQFYLITVKKFIEDRKRLSKKVHAIXLWWHKPVIDQDFHQSLPNLKVIANLKVGXDHLDLKLVGCFEVKMANAPCAVSSSTADTGMALLMTSARRRNCHLKHRLLFLVPLCRTPFIFHIRMVFVYFKFTEVHCEAYFLGVQVTGATLAIIDTGSIGCKIAQRSKAFEMKILCHNRTQRKEQEQQDVGAIYCKKIVDLIQQANFAMVVVSLTPQTHKLIGKGEINLMKPTVTLINISQGNIKNSSLA
- the LOC101803570 gene encoding probable 2-ketogluconate reductase; the protein is MEDQKLPCVLIDCIGEKHGVYEDHAELLKEHFCLITMKEYNENKKILGKKIRAIYMWYHKPVINEELLQSLPNLKIVASSGVGIDHLDLNLLSRYGVKVSNTPFIVSTDTADLGMALMLASSRRLVEGYQMAVSPDTEYFPANWLGAEVSGATLGIIGMGTIGYKVAERAKAFEMKILYHNRKQRNKEEENAVGAIYCKKIDDLLQQSDFVMLAVNLTPQTHKLIGKRELQLMKPTATLINISRGLVVDQDDLVEALQNKVIKAAALDVTYPEPLPRDHPLLKMENVLITPHIGSATKKTRLVMMENMTESIQAALTNRPIPYEVLL